The proteins below are encoded in one region of uncultured Fibrobacter sp.:
- a CDS encoding GNAT family protein, translating to MSDEIYLDELPVRELAGDRVVLRPLEEGDFAPLYAVIDASRDHLSQFLPWPGECLSVEDVASRAESWEMQAQMGNGACWGIFEKTDAGLAVAGCIVVGWVRWAHRSAELNYWLGKDFTGRGLATEALRLVSCELFSLGLNRLEISASVNNEKSCALARRCGFVEEGVSRDFERINGIFVDHRRFARLARDPESGL from the coding sequence ATGTCCGATGAAATCTACCTTGATGAACTTCCCGTAAGGGAACTGGCGGGAGACCGCGTCGTTCTGCGTCCCCTGGAAGAAGGCGATTTCGCTCCGCTATACGCGGTCATCGATGCGAGCCGGGACCACCTCTCGCAGTTCCTGCCTTGGCCGGGCGAATGCCTCTCTGTAGAAGATGTCGCTTCGCGAGCCGAGTCCTGGGAAATGCAGGCGCAGATGGGGAACGGTGCCTGTTGGGGCATATTCGAAAAGACGGATGCGGGCCTGGCCGTCGCCGGGTGCATCGTTGTCGGTTGGGTCCGCTGGGCCCACCGTTCGGCGGAACTCAATTACTGGTTGGGCAAGGATTTTACGGGTAGAGGGCTCGCTACCGAGGCGCTCCGGCTGGTTTCCTGTGAACTGTTTTCGCTGGGGCTCAACCGGCTCGAAATTTCTGCCTCTGTAAACAACGAAAAAAGCTGTGCCCTGGCCCGTCGGTGTGGGTTTGTCGAAGAGGGTGTAAGTCGCGATTTTGAGCGAATAAACGGGATTTTTGTCGACCATCGGCGCTTTGCTCGGTTGGCCCGCGATCCCGAAAGCGGCTTGTAG
- a CDS encoding fibrobacter succinogenes major paralogous domain-containing protein, producing MKKILIAFCMTLFLAACGGDSSSTGANGSETQKEMSSSSSEERNNNAISSSSRKNSSSSAKQSPEELLGPWNNPVVSSSSVEESSCEGCIDWSIPKEAYLNPEIEYDSITDERDGKVYKTVKIGEQVWMAENLNYSDSVKTPSLLGKSWCNGNDPKKCEVAGRLYTWAAAIDSVTLSAEGLDCGLHKVCELPEKVQGICPQGWRLPSLEDWLAMLSEIGGDSYAGTCLKSQLWDGDEVNPNFDRFGFSAIPAGAFHKTRMFGDTERDNSGEFYGPDERVAFFWFASEETKLYAYFLHIFYNTYTLFHSGDKDNAYSIRCIKDY from the coding sequence ATGAAAAAGATTCTTATCGCATTTTGTATGACCTTGTTCCTTGCCGCGTGTGGCGGCGATTCTTCGTCGACCGGTGCGAATGGCAGTGAAACGCAGAAGGAAATGTCGTCTTCAAGCAGCGAAGAGCGTAACAACAACGCAATTTCAAGTAGTAGCCGGAAAAATTCTTCTTCGTCTGCAAAGCAATCGCCCGAGGAACTTCTCGGCCCCTGGAACAACCCCGTTGTGTCTAGCAGCAGTGTTGAGGAGTCCTCCTGCGAGGGGTGCATTGATTGGAGTATTCCTAAAGAAGCTTATTTGAATCCAGAAATAGAATACGATTCCATAACAGACGAACGAGATGGAAAAGTCTACAAGACAGTAAAAATTGGCGAACAGGTCTGGATGGCTGAAAATCTCAACTATTCCGACAGTGTCAAAACTCCGAGTCTTCTAGGTAAAAGCTGGTGCAATGGCAATGACCCGAAAAAATGTGAAGTTGCGGGGCGCCTCTATACCTGGGCTGCAGCGATTGATTCCGTCACGTTGTCCGCAGAAGGCTTGGATTGCGGATTGCACAAGGTTTGCGAACTTCCCGAAAAAGTTCAGGGAATTTGTCCGCAGGGGTGGCGCTTGCCTTCGTTGGAAGATTGGCTCGCTATGCTTTCTGAAATTGGAGGGGACTCTTATGCTGGAACGTGTCTTAAGTCTCAACTGTGGGATGGCGATGAAGTGAATCCTAATTTTGATCGCTTTGGTTTTTCTGCTATACCTGCAGGGGCGTTCCACAAAACGAGAATGTTTGGCGATACAGAGCGAGACAATAGCGGAGAATTTTATGGTCCTGATGAAAGGGTCGCTTTCTTTTGGTTTGCTAGCGAGGAAACCAAGCTTTATGCCTATTTCTTACACATATTTTATAATACGTACACACTCTTTCATTCTGGCGATAAGGATAATGCCTACTCCATTCGCTGCATAAAGGATTATTGA
- a CDS encoding pyridoxamine 5'-phosphate oxidase family protein, which yields MRRKDREVLGDENIAKIIKQCTTCHVAMMDNADTGMPYVIPLSFGYSLNGGVLELYFHCARVGKKLDCIRKNPNVAFSMCVEKRIEIHEDNYCKSGRFYASVVGQGKAEIVEDSAKKCRGLSLLMERQAAGEPQSAHALQPSDSAHSTQSAASHKFEFTPAQAAAVTVFKITSTNYTGKAKAE from the coding sequence ATGCGACGCAAAGATAGAGAAGTTTTGGGCGATGAAAATATCGCGAAGATTATCAAACAGTGTACGACTTGCCATGTTGCGATGATGGACAATGCCGACACGGGCATGCCCTACGTGATTCCGCTGTCGTTCGGGTATAGCCTAAATGGAGGCGTTCTGGAACTGTACTTCCACTGTGCACGTGTCGGCAAGAAACTCGATTGCATCCGCAAGAATCCGAATGTCGCGTTCAGCATGTGCGTCGAGAAACGCATCGAAATTCACGAAGACAATTATTGCAAGAGCGGACGCTTTTATGCAAGTGTCGTTGGGCAGGGTAAGGCCGAAATCGTTGAGGATAGCGCCAAGAAATGCCGCGGACTCTCGCTCCTGATGGAACGACAGGCCGCAGGCGAACCGCAATCCGCTCATGCTCTGCAACCTTCTGATTCCGCGCATTCCACACAATCCGCCGCATCGCACAAGTTCGAATTCACGCCCGCGCAGGCCGCCGCCGTGACCGTATTCAAGATAACGAGCACGAACTATACCGGGAAAGCGAAGGCTGAATAG
- a CDS encoding fibrobacter succinogenes major paralogous domain-containing protein yields the protein MKHFSLTAISFALFLAACGDDSSSVSAGNPNSEIASSSSIVSDDSKESSDSKSNDKVSSSSVKKVESSSSEKKTDSEKSSSSEKSSGDETKSSSSEETTSSSSEAESSSSLAGSVYDADKKTLTDNRDGQVYKTTTIGDQIWMAENLNYADSSETPSLKGKSWCFDNDTAKCTTGGRLYTWAAAIDSVKLASAAENPLDCGYDKACSLEGKVQGICPEGWHLPDTTEWHKLFTAVGGQSTAGKMLKSATGWEEGNGSDDYSFSALPVGERDFALFKKAGQDAVFWSATEKTDDTFHTFSYLMELNYNNEGAYLGNDSKDYGFSVRCVKDTD from the coding sequence ATGAAGCATTTTTCCCTTACCGCCATTTCTTTTGCTCTCTTCCTTGCTGCGTGTGGTGATGATTCATCTTCGGTTTCGGCAGGCAATCCGAATTCTGAAATCGCTTCTTCAAGCAGTATCGTTTCGGACGATAGCAAAGAATCTAGCGATTCAAAATCCAATGACAAGGTCTCCTCTAGCAGTGTAAAGAAAGTAGAATCCAGCAGCAGCGAGAAAAAAACAGATAGCGAAAAATCTTCTTCGAGTGAAAAGTCTAGTGGTGACGAAACAAAGTCGTCTTCTAGCGAAGAAACGACTAGTTCCAGTTCCGAAGCGGAATCAAGTTCTTCTCTGGCAGGTAGCGTGTACGATGCCGATAAAAAGACCCTGACAGACAATCGCGATGGTCAGGTTTACAAGACAACGACTATCGGTGATCAAATTTGGATGGCGGAAAACCTCAATTACGCAGACAGCAGTGAAACGCCGAGTTTGAAGGGGAAAAGCTGGTGCTTTGACAATGATACAGCAAAGTGCACCACCGGTGGGCGTCTTTACACCTGGGCTGCGGCTATCGATTCGGTGAAGCTGGCGTCGGCTGCAGAAAATCCGCTGGACTGTGGTTACGACAAGGCTTGCAGTCTGGAAGGAAAGGTGCAGGGGATTTGCCCCGAGGGTTGGCATTTGCCTGATACGACCGAATGGCACAAGCTCTTCACGGCAGTGGGTGGCCAATCTACGGCAGGGAAAATGCTCAAGTCCGCGACTGGTTGGGAAGAGGGTAATGGCTCGGATGACTATTCCTTCTCTGCACTACCTGTCGGCGAGCGTGATTTTGCCTTGTTCAAAAAAGCGGGTCAAGATGCTGTCTTCTGGAGTGCTACCGAGAAAACCGACGACACATTTCACACATTCAGTTACCTTATGGAATTGAATTATAATAACGAGGGTGCGTACCTAGGTAATGACTCCAAGGATTATGGTTTTTCTGTCCGTTGCGTAAAAGACACTGATTAA
- the pheS gene encoding phenylalanine--tRNA ligase subunit alpha: MSEAINNVKQAFDAELAQTDLTNQEAVNNLRVKYLGKKGAVTDLMKQMGTLSAEERPAYGKLVNELKVAVSEAIDKAIETANQAALQKKLESGFVDTTLPGAGIPAGSTHPLYDVREEIIDFFSQMGFEVDFGRDIETDWYNFEALNTPPDHPSRDMQDTFYVDDKVMLRTHTSGTQIHYMETHKPPFRMIAPGHVFRVDNDATHAPMFQQCEGLVVDENISFADLKGVLQVFMNKLFGEGVKTRFRPSFFPFTEPSAEMDVSCVFCGGKGCRRCKGTGWMEIGGCGSVDPNVFKNCGIDSEKYTGFAFGFGLDRIAMLRHAIPEIGLLTSNDQRFLSQF, translated from the coding sequence ATGAGTGAAGCTATTAACAATGTGAAGCAGGCGTTTGACGCAGAACTTGCGCAAACCGACCTTACGAACCAAGAAGCCGTTAACAACCTCCGCGTGAAGTACCTGGGCAAGAAGGGTGCCGTGACCGACCTCATGAAGCAGATGGGCACGCTCAGCGCCGAGGAACGTCCGGCTTACGGCAAACTCGTGAACGAACTTAAGGTCGCCGTCTCCGAGGCCATCGACAAGGCTATCGAGACCGCGAACCAGGCTGCCCTCCAGAAGAAGCTGGAAAGCGGCTTTGTAGATACGACGCTCCCGGGCGCAGGCATCCCGGCGGGCAGCACGCATCCGCTTTACGACGTGCGCGAAGAGATTATCGACTTCTTCAGCCAGATGGGTTTCGAAGTGGACTTCGGTCGCGACATCGAGACGGACTGGTACAACTTCGAAGCCTTGAATACGCCGCCTGACCACCCGAGCCGCGACATGCAGGACACGTTCTACGTGGACGACAAGGTGATGTTGCGTACGCACACCTCCGGCACGCAGATCCACTACATGGAAACGCACAAGCCGCCGTTCCGCATGATTGCTCCGGGCCACGTGTTCCGCGTCGATAACGATGCGACCCACGCCCCGATGTTCCAGCAGTGCGAAGGCCTGGTGGTCGACGAGAACATCAGCTTTGCAGACCTCAAGGGCGTGCTCCAGGTGTTCATGAACAAGCTGTTCGGCGAAGGCGTCAAGACGCGTTTCCGCCCGAGCTTCTTCCCGTTCACGGAGCCGTCTGCCGAAATGGACGTGAGCTGCGTGTTCTGCGGTGGCAAGGGTTGCCGTCGCTGCAAGGGAACCGGCTGGATGGAAATCGGCGGTTGCGGTTCTGTGGACCCGAACGTGTTCAAGAACTGCGGCATCGATTCCGAGAAGTACACGGGCTTTGCCTTCGGCTTCGGTCTCGACCGTATCGCCATGCTGCGCCATGCTATCCCGGAAATCGGTTTGCTGACGAGCAACGACCAGAGATTCCTCTCCCAGTTCTAA
- a CDS encoding mannose-1-phosphate guanylyltransferase/mannose-6-phosphate isomerase: protein MINLILCGGNGTRLWPISRSLMPKQFARLFDGTSLFQRTVTTNARVCDEQYVISNAEQYFLAKDQLEEVRSKKSRFMLEPVGRNTAPAIALACLSLQPDTIVLVSPSDHVIRKTDAYEECLHKAEALAKKGFLVTFGITPTGPETGYGYIEADGEDVKRFVEKPDLETAKKYVESGRFFWNSGIFCFKASVFLNELNRYSPEIYTAAKRAFASAKKENRDSLIRVDMDDMLAIPSNSIDYAVMEKSDKVKVVPSDIGWSDLGAFDSLAGEFEHDENGNNKNAKHLGIGTKNSLIMGNQRQIATIDLDHMLIVDTPDALLVAPLSSSQKVKAVVDELKLRGSDLPRVPQTVSRPWGTYSVLESSDNYKMKRIVVKPGERLSLQKHLHRSEHWVVVSGTATCTVGDKVFYVRPNESTYIPVGEVHRLQNEGRLPLVIVEVQVGEYTGEDDIIRVEDDYHRCK, encoded by the coding sequence ATGATCAACTTGATTCTTTGTGGTGGTAATGGAACGCGCTTGTGGCCTATAAGCCGTTCGCTTATGCCCAAGCAGTTTGCCCGCTTGTTTGATGGAACGTCCTTGTTCCAGCGCACGGTGACGACGAATGCCCGCGTTTGCGATGAACAGTACGTTATCAGCAATGCGGAACAGTACTTCCTGGCCAAAGACCAGCTAGAAGAAGTCCGCTCCAAGAAATCCCGCTTTATGCTTGAACCGGTGGGTCGTAATACAGCACCTGCGATTGCGCTTGCCTGCCTCAGCCTCCAGCCGGATACCATTGTGCTTGTGTCTCCTTCGGACCACGTGATTCGCAAGACTGATGCCTACGAAGAATGCCTCCACAAGGCGGAAGCGCTTGCCAAGAAGGGCTTCTTGGTGACTTTTGGCATCACGCCGACCGGCCCGGAAACCGGTTACGGTTATATCGAAGCCGATGGCGAAGATGTGAAGCGCTTTGTCGAAAAGCCCGATTTGGAAACGGCGAAGAAGTATGTGGAATCCGGACGTTTCTTCTGGAACAGCGGTATTTTCTGTTTCAAGGCGTCGGTGTTCCTCAACGAACTCAACCGTTACTCTCCCGAAATTTATACTGCGGCAAAGCGCGCTTTCGCTTCTGCCAAGAAGGAAAACCGCGATTCGCTGATTCGTGTGGACATGGACGACATGCTGGCCATCCCGTCCAACTCCATCGACTATGCCGTGATGGAAAAGTCCGACAAGGTGAAGGTTGTCCCGAGCGACATCGGCTGGTCCGACCTCGGTGCATTTGATTCCCTCGCCGGTGAATTTGAACACGACGAGAATGGCAACAACAAGAATGCGAAGCATCTCGGCATTGGTACCAAGAATTCTTTGATCATGGGTAACCAGCGCCAGATTGCGACCATCGACCTCGACCACATGCTGATTGTGGATACACCCGATGCTTTGTTGGTGGCTCCGCTTTCGAGCAGCCAGAAGGTGAAGGCCGTGGTGGACGAACTCAAACTTCGCGGGTCGGATCTCCCGCGTGTCCCGCAGACCGTGAGCCGCCCGTGGGGAACGTACTCCGTTCTTGAATCGTCGGACAACTACAAGATGAAACGCATTGTGGTGAAGCCGGGCGAACGCCTCAGCCTGCAAAAGCACCTGCACCGTTCCGAACACTGGGTCGTTGTGAGCGGCACCGCCACGTGTACCGTCGGCGACAAGGTGTTCTACGTGCGCCCGAACGAATCGACGTACATTCCGGTGGGCGAGGTTCACCGCTTGCAGAACGAGGGCCGTCTCCCGCTAGTCATCGTTGAAGTCCAGGTGGGCGAGTACACCGGCGAAGACGACATCATCCGCGTCGAAGACGATTACCACCGTTGCAAGTAA
- a CDS encoding polysaccharide biosynthesis/export family protein, whose product MRMEAPEDSAEYNGMKVFLHDVNSGDFGEKAVAAPVVADSVQLGDIKDLVVDSMPNLEYRIGPLDMVQVVVWEHPELTSPMGQYQPAGQKVTTEGKLFYPYAGELQAAGLTAQELRTEITKRLSDKILNDPQVDVRVTGYNSLKIFISGEVRKPGYISFDEKPMTLPIALAEAGGFTDDADLSLVQIRRDGKVYNLDYTGIFASDLPVDKILLKPNDKLYVSSKSETQKDDRIFVLGEVHKSGIVNMLDGKLSLIDALAASGGLEAINASARSVYVIRNTNQERIDVFHLDAKNAMALAMADRFDLNAHDIVYVDASDLATWNRIVNLILPTSLLVDRSVDVTKNIQDISRTRWGRSK is encoded by the coding sequence ATGCGAATGGAAGCCCCGGAGGATTCCGCGGAATATAACGGGATGAAAGTCTTTTTGCACGATGTGAATTCGGGCGACTTTGGTGAAAAAGCGGTAGCCGCCCCTGTTGTTGCCGATTCTGTGCAACTGGGCGATATTAAAGACTTGGTTGTCGATTCCATGCCGAATCTTGAATATCGTATTGGACCGTTGGATATGGTCCAGGTTGTTGTCTGGGAACACCCGGAACTGACATCTCCCATGGGGCAGTACCAGCCTGCAGGCCAAAAGGTGACGACCGAAGGAAAGCTGTTCTACCCGTATGCTGGGGAACTTCAGGCTGCGGGATTGACCGCTCAGGAATTGCGCACGGAAATCACGAAGCGTCTGTCGGACAAGATTTTGAATGATCCTCAAGTGGATGTTCGCGTTACCGGCTACAACAGTCTCAAGATTTTCATTTCTGGAGAAGTCCGCAAGCCCGGCTATATCTCGTTCGACGAAAAGCCGATGACTCTCCCTATCGCCTTGGCCGAGGCGGGTGGATTTACGGATGATGCCGACTTGTCTTTGGTTCAGATCCGTCGTGATGGAAAGGTTTATAACTTGGACTATACGGGAATTTTCGCTTCGGACCTCCCGGTGGACAAAATCCTGTTGAAACCCAATGACAAATTGTACGTTTCGTCAAAAAGTGAAACGCAAAAAGACGATCGCATATTTGTGTTGGGCGAAGTTCATAAATCCGGTATCGTCAACATGCTGGATGGCAAGCTGTCTCTCATCGATGCCTTGGCCGCTTCTGGTGGCTTGGAGGCCATTAATGCTTCGGCTAGGTCTGTCTATGTCATCCGCAATACGAACCAGGAACGCATAGATGTTTTCCATCTGGATGCAAAAAATGCAATGGCACTTGCAATGGCTGACCGTTTTGATTTGAACGCTCATGACATTGTTTATGTCGACGCTTCTGACCTTGCTACATGGAACCGCATTGTCAATCTGATTTTGCCGACTTCACTTTTGGTTGACCGGTCTGTTGACGTGACGAAGAATATTCAGGACATCTCTAGGACCAGATGGGGCCGTTCTAAGTGA
- a CDS encoding low molecular weight protein-tyrosine-phosphatase — MKNILVVCTGNVCRSPTGEYLLKKELGPDFEVKSAGLGALVDHPADETALKIALEHGVDMSAHRGRQINMDILKWADLILVMEAGQKNELLHRYPWLEGKVFRYGKSMRVDVPDPYRRPESAFVLAWNYLSKLTPYWVDLIKKGKMPE, encoded by the coding sequence ATGAAGAATATACTCGTTGTTTGTACTGGGAACGTGTGCCGCAGCCCTACGGGTGAGTATCTCCTTAAAAAGGAACTTGGCCCGGATTTTGAAGTGAAAAGTGCTGGCCTTGGTGCATTGGTTGACCACCCTGCTGATGAAACTGCCTTGAAAATTGCGCTTGAGCATGGTGTGGATATGAGTGCGCACCGGGGTAGACAAATCAACATGGACATTTTGAAGTGGGCGGACTTGATTCTGGTCATGGAAGCTGGGCAGAAAAATGAACTCCTCCATAGGTATCCGTGGCTGGAAGGGAAGGTCTTCCGTTATGGGAAATCTATGCGAGTCGATGTCCCCGACCCCTACCGTCGGCCTGAAAGTGCGTTTGTGCTTGCATGGAACTATTTGTCTAAACTGACCCCGTACTGGGTGGATCTTATCAAAAAAGGAAAAATGCCGGAGTAA
- the rfbC gene encoding dTDP-4-dehydrorhamnose 3,5-epimerase — MSKFNFIKTSIDGVVVVEPTVFGDARGYFMETYNKAEFDAAGLDVTFVQDNESRSKKGVLRGLHFQKKNPQGKLVRVIEGEVFDVAVDLRKGSPTFGKWEGVTLSAENKKQLYIPEGFAHGFVVLSEMASFVYKCTRLYDPKDEGGLMWNDPAIGIEWPIGNGFEPLLSEKDTKNPLLKDLGFAFEL; from the coding sequence ATGTCTAAATTCAACTTCATCAAGACTTCTATAGACGGCGTTGTCGTAGTTGAGCCAACAGTCTTTGGCGATGCTCGCGGCTACTTCATGGAAACTTACAACAAGGCGGAATTTGATGCTGCCGGCCTTGACGTGACCTTCGTGCAAGATAATGAATCTCGCAGCAAGAAGGGCGTACTCCGCGGACTTCACTTCCAGAAGAAAAATCCGCAGGGCAAGCTCGTGCGTGTAATTGAAGGTGAAGTTTTCGATGTGGCGGTGGACCTGCGCAAGGGTAGCCCGACGTTCGGCAAGTGGGAAGGGGTGACGCTTTCTGCCGAAAATAAAAAACAGCTTTACATTCCCGAGGGGTTTGCTCACGGATTCGTGGTGCTCAGTGAAATGGCCTCTTTTGTTTACAAGTGTACACGCCTCTATGATCCGAAGGACGAGGGGGGACTTATGTGGAACGATCCCGCCATCGGTATCGAGTGGCCTATCGGAAACGGCTTTGAACCGCTCCTTTCCGAAAAAGACACGAAAAATCCGCTACTCAAGGATCTCGGCTTTGCATTTGAATTGTAG
- a CDS encoding dTDP-glucose 4,6-dehydratase has protein sequence MKRSIVITGGAGFIGSHVVRLFVNKYPEYKIINLDKLTYAGNLANLKDIEGKPNYKFVKMDICDFDAFYKLMQDEQIDGIIHLAAESHVDRSIKDPFTFAKTNVMGTLSLLQAAKLYWESLPEKYEGKRFYHISTDEVYGALTMNHPEGITPPFTTTASSSEHHLAYGDDFFYETTKYTPHSPYSASKAGSDHFVRAFHDTYGMPTIVTNCSNNYGPYQFPEKLIPLFINNIRHKKPLPVYGKGENVRDWLFVEDHARAIDVIFHNGKIAETYNIGGFNEWKNIDIIKVVIKTVDKLLGRAEGEDMNLITYVTDRLGHDARYAIDSTKLQKELGWEPSLQFEEGIEKTVRWYLDNQEWLDNITSGDYEKYYEKMYKERLEARG, from the coding sequence ATGAAGCGTTCCATTGTTATCACCGGCGGTGCAGGGTTTATCGGAAGCCACGTTGTGCGCCTTTTCGTGAACAAGTACCCGGAATACAAGATTATCAACCTTGACAAACTGACCTACGCGGGCAACCTTGCGAACCTCAAGGACATCGAAGGCAAGCCGAACTACAAGTTCGTGAAGATGGACATCTGTGACTTCGATGCGTTCTACAAGCTCATGCAGGACGAACAGATTGACGGCATCATCCACCTCGCTGCCGAAAGCCACGTGGACCGCTCCATCAAGGACCCGTTCACCTTCGCGAAGACGAACGTGATGGGGACGCTCTCTCTGCTCCAGGCTGCGAAACTCTATTGGGAAAGCCTCCCCGAAAAATACGAAGGCAAACGTTTCTACCATATCTCTACAGACGAAGTCTATGGCGCGTTGACGATGAATCACCCCGAAGGCATTACGCCTCCGTTCACGACTACGGCGTCCAGTTCGGAACACCATTTGGCTTACGGTGACGATTTCTTCTATGAGACGACCAAGTACACGCCGCACAGCCCGTATTCCGCTAGTAAGGCCGGCTCCGACCACTTTGTACGTGCATTCCACGACACCTACGGCATGCCGACGATTGTGACGAACTGCTCCAACAACTACGGTCCGTACCAGTTCCCCGAAAAATTGATTCCGCTCTTCATCAACAATATCCGCCACAAGAAACCGCTCCCGGTTTACGGCAAGGGCGAGAACGTTCGCGATTGGCTCTTTGTAGAAGACCATGCGCGTGCCATCGACGTGATTTTCCATAACGGCAAAATTGCCGAGACGTACAACATCGGCGGTTTCAACGAATGGAAGAACATTGATATCATCAAGGTTGTCATCAAGACTGTAGATAAACTGCTCGGCCGTGCCGAAGGCGAGGACATGAACCTCATTACCTACGTCACAGACCGCCTGGGCCACGACGCCCGCTACGCTATCGATTCCACCAAACTCCAAAAGGAACTCGGTTGGGAACCTTCGCTTCAATTTGAAGAAGGCATTGAAAAGACGGTGCGCTGGTACCTCGACAACCAGGAATGGCTGGACAACATCACGAGCGGCGACTACGAGAAGTATTACGAAAAAATGTATAAGGAGAGGCTAGAGGCTAGGGGCTAG
- the rfbA gene encoding glucose-1-phosphate thymidylyltransferase RfbA, which produces MKGIVLAGGSGTRLYPLTMVTSKQLLPVYDKPMIYYPLSTLMLAGIRDILIISTPTDLPNFERLLGDGSAMGLNLSYKVQPSPDGLAQAFILGEEFIGNDCCAMVLGDNIFYGNGFSPLLKAAVKNAEEKGRASVFGYYVEDPERFGVVEFNDAGKVISVEEKPKEPKSNYAITGLYFYDNRVAKFAKAQKPSARGELEITDLNKTYLDMGELDVKLLGRGFAWLDTGTMDSLIEAGEFVKMVECRQGIQISAVEEIAYRNGWISKEKLLESAAKYGKSPYGQHLRKVAEGKIKY; this is translated from the coding sequence ATGAAAGGAATTGTACTTGCCGGTGGATCCGGCACACGCCTGTACCCGCTGACGATGGTCACGAGTAAGCAACTGCTGCCTGTTTACGACAAGCCGATGATTTATTATCCGCTTTCGACGCTCATGCTGGCGGGCATCCGTGATATCCTCATTATCTCGACACCGACGGACTTGCCGAATTTCGAACGCCTGCTTGGTGACGGTTCCGCGATGGGGCTCAATTTGAGCTACAAGGTGCAGCCCAGCCCCGATGGTCTGGCCCAAGCGTTTATCCTGGGCGAAGAATTCATCGGCAACGATTGTTGCGCGATGGTCTTGGGCGACAATATCTTTTATGGCAATGGGTTTAGCCCGCTCCTCAAGGCGGCGGTGAAGAATGCCGAAGAAAAAGGCCGAGCAAGCGTGTTCGGTTACTACGTGGAAGATCCGGAACGTTTCGGCGTGGTGGAATTCAACGATGCAGGCAAGGTCATCTCGGTGGAAGAAAAACCGAAGGAACCCAAGAGCAATTACGCCATCACTGGTCTTTATTTCTATGACAACCGCGTTGCAAAATTTGCGAAGGCGCAGAAACCCAGCGCTCGTGGTGAACTCGAAATTACCGACCTCAACAAGACGTATCTCGATATGGGCGAACTCGACGTAAAACTGCTCGGTCGTGGATTCGCATGGCTCGATACCGGTACGATGGATAGCCTCATTGAAGCGGGCGAGTTCGTGAAAATGGTGGAATGCCGCCAGGGAATCCAGATTAGCGCCGTAGAAGAAATCGCCTACAGGAACGGTTGGATCAGCAAGGAAAAACTGCTTGAGTCTGCCGCCAAGTATGGCAAGTCTCCGTATGGCCAGCATTTGAGGAAAGTTGCAGAAGGAAAGATTAAATATTAG